ttgagttagcagctattgttcatgccttgaagaatTAGCGTcactatttgtacagtgtcccttgtgagatatacaccgatcaccggagtttgcagcatctgttcaaacagaaggatcataacttgcgtcagcggagatggttggagtttcttaaggattatgatatcaccattttgtacaaTCCTGGGAAGGATaatgtgatggccgatgctttgagtcgtcggacggagagtttggggagcttagcatatctactagtAGCAGAGATgccattggcattggatattcaggccttagcTAACCTGTTTgtttagattggatatttctaagccgtGTCGAGTATTGGagtgtgtggtctctcggtctacTCTTTATAATCATAtgagggagcgtcagtatgatgacccccatctgcttgtccttaaggtaacggtccagcacggtgatgctaaggaggctACTATTAGGGATggtggtgcattgaggatgcatggcaggttatgtgtgcccaatgtagatagtatgcgagagttgattcttcaggaggctcacagttcacggtgcTCCATTCATCCatgtgccgcaaagatgtatcaggacttgaggcagtattactggtggagaaggatgaataaagacatagtggagtttgtggctcgctgtctaaattgccagcatgtgAAGTTTGAGCATCATCGGTCaggtgggttgctttagaagttagtgattccgaagtggaaatgggagcagatcactatcgatttcattgttggactcccacagactcagcaaAAGTTTGAtatagtttgggtgattgtggacaggctgatcAAGTTAGCTTAttttattcctgtgatgactatctattcttcagagcagttggctcgaatttatatctgcgagattgtcaggcttcatggcgtaccagtatctatcatctttgaccggggtacgcagtttacatcatgattctggagggcagtacagcaggagttgggtactggGGTTGAGTTgatcacaacatttcaccctcaaacggacaggcagtccgagcgcactatccaaatactggaggatatgctccgtgcttgaGGAGCCAGAgactattttggacaggcaactttgaaagctgaggtcaaagaacattgcttctgtgaaggttcagtggaaggGTCAGCCTgtcaaggaggcaacttgggagaccgagcgggatatgcgcagccgttatccttatcttttcaccacttcaggtatgtctttatgctagttcgaggacgaacggttgttttaagagggggaggatgtaacgacctggcctgtcgttttgagagtaatagccctgatcccttaTTTtttgctttccccatatttgtttcagcttatgtgacttgatgggaggttttgtttttgg
This region of Nicotiana tomentosiformis chromosome 4, ASM39032v3, whole genome shotgun sequence genomic DNA includes:
- the LOC138910466 gene encoding uncharacterized protein translates to MVRELEMDISYQQAVTIARRLEGMLACDIEEREAKRSQETGSYSGACAPTARHGRGYVSRPVHSALPATSGVPIPSSVPCEIYTDHRSLQHLFKQKDHNLRQRRWLEFLKDYDITILYNPGKDNVMADALSRRTESLGSLAYLLVAEMPLALDIQALANLFV